A window of Argopecten irradians isolate NY chromosome 1, Ai_NY, whole genome shotgun sequence contains these coding sequences:
- the LOC138306596 gene encoding toll-like receptor 4 translates to MGRLDICIWTISLLMVLMTHTTSGNTCHPGCVCTSNYTVVTCTQLQVLTVTSLPPHTKHLTIIRSNIGPVFNYSLSALVELELVDLSYNKLSEISAHVFHHLGRVNRMSFRGNRLHRLMDDIFIQTPNLQFLDLSHNSFSEMPDVPFRFLQNLKVLNVSYNHLVSPVLGLRFQVMTNMELLDFTGNSFHTIPKNTFENTNNWNDAVQTTLNISFCGIHNIEEGAFSDLRKIRKLVLKGNHHLTPENLTMSFNSSEFSSLVSLDLSQMDLTDSGSILVALQMSPLAELFLSYNSLTSLPQALLDYHSNLQVLQADHNKITNIGTSLTHVLTLTHLDLSYNKIATVHTTFGENLVNLQTLKLSNNRIGDDMIVVTNMASLEHLDLSNNQISNFPIPESLTNLLSLQITGNSITELKQLIGLNSLVKFDISRNKLSEMKAFLFPDSSNIHTANFSRNVITTANHQTFRRNTPTVIDISYNKLEQIANLGWEEAEEVYLQGNMISEMDRNTFYGLYGVKFLDFSHNILTGFDAEGFVYLLNVTTLDMSHNQLMDSKSLKVALSAMSKLKLLDISYNNYTSLPSDMLKKNKRLESLRVDNNKVMTFHPELFNHLPNLKEVDLASNIFRCDCSLLDFRDWLRKTKVLVIHRANTSYMCEGPADRKGTWVSNFEVGKFECQQTLLYIIIFSSVGTVLMLVIVIGILVFKGYYQWRKKLRQRNYTIEYESVDSKPPVMEVNGHHKPKPYMNGAHLSKQISRDSLDFEVEKLMRRGEKRDRRFNGYVGIPLVGLVKDKKEKAKSKTLKKSKQDTSKKKKTAKSRKGPLDLYKRRGRSEKDFLREIRLRDMKRDAVQRYAERMNRYHDGRNDLMLSRMVPYFYDRHGIRRSTANMFTRSRHPEIQGHGDVIRVPRPVPRPHHSHSVPDMYGYVNSMPRNKYPITPDIHVLRRHDNRHLNPPDLASSRRRYRSLGNLRPPTEIQGQGRSHHQSETDLYNNQNNMFLPARYDNVKYHTISARPRASKGQFGSRSEWI, encoded by the coding sequence ATGGGACGTTTGGACATCTGTATCTGGACCATATCCTTACTGATGGTATTGATGACTCATACCACTTCTGGTAACACATGTCACCCCGGTTGTGTATGTACCAGTAACTACACCGTGGTTACCTGTACCCAGCTACAGGTGTTAACTGTGACAAGTCTACCCCCTCACACAAAACACCTGACCATCATTAGGAGCAACATTGGACCTGTGTTTAACTATTCTCTATCAGCTCTGGTGGAGTTAGAACTGGTGGATTTATCATACAATAAACTCTCAGAAATATCAGCACATGTATTCCACCATCTTGGACGTGTCAACAGAATGAGTTTCCGTGGAAACCGGCTCCATCGTCTTATGgatgatatatttattcaaacaCCCAACTTACAGTTTTTGGATCTTAGTCACAATAGTTTTTCTGAAATGCCTGATGTACCCTTTCGATTTTTACAAAACTTGAAAGTTCTGAATGTAAGTTATAACCACCTGGTGTCTCCAGTATTGGGACTTCGTTTCCAGGTAATGACCAACATGGAGCTACTTGATTTCACGGGCAACAGTTTCCACACCATTCccaaaaacacatttgaaaatacaaacaacTGGAATGATGCTGTTCAAACAActttaaacatttctttttgtGGCATACATAACATTGAAGAAGGAGCATTCAGTGACTTGAGAAAAATCAGGAAGCTAGTACTGAAGGGAAATCATCATTTAACTCCAGAGAATTTAACAATGTCTTTCAACTCGTCTGAATTTTCAAGCTTGGTATCACTAGATCTATCCCAGATGGACTTGACCGACAGTGGCAGTATCCTTGTCGCACTTCAGATGTCTCCATTAGCAGAGCTTTTTCTGTCCTACAACAGCTTGACCAGCCTTCCGCAGGCTTTATTGGACTACCACTCAAATCTACAGGTTCTTCAGGCTGACCACAACAAGATCACCAACATAGGGACCTCACTAACACATGTACTCACTCTTACTCATCTCGATCTCTCCTACAACAAGATCGCTACTGTACACACCACATTTGGTGAAAATCTGGTAAATTTACAAACTTTAAAATTATCTAACAACAGAATTGGTGATGACATGATTGTAGTTACAAACATGGCTTCCCTGGAACATTTGGATCTCAGTAACAACCAAATCTCAAACTTCCCAATTCCCGAGTCGCTGACTAATTTACTTAGTCTACAGATCACAGGAAACAGTATTACCGAGTTAAAACAGTTGATAGGTCTCAACAGTTTGGTGAAATTTGACATTAGCCGTAATAAACTGTCGGAAATGAAAGCATTTCTTTTTCCTGATTCTTCAAACATACACACAGCCAATTTTAGTAGAAATGTTATAACGACGGCTAATCATCAGACGTTCCGACGAAACACCCCCACTGTCATAGATATATCATATAACAAGCTTGAACAAATAGCCAATCTCGGATGGGAGGAGGCAGAAGAGGTCTACCTTCAGGGAAACATGATCTCTGAAATGGACAGGAATACTTTCTATGGATTATACGGAGTAAAGTTTTTGGATTTTAGTCATAACATATTGACAGGATTTGACGCTGAAGGGTTTGTGTATCTACTAAATGTAACAACCCTTGACATGAGCCATAATCAACTGATGGATTCCAAATCCTTAAAGGTCGCCTTGTCAGCCATGTCAAAACTAAAACTCCTGGACATCAGTTACAATAATTATACATCATTGCCATCTGACATGCTGAAGAAAAACAAACGTCTAGAAAGTTTGAGAGTTGATAACAATAAAGTAATGACGTTTCACCCAGAACTTTTCAATCATCTCCCTAATCTAAAGGAAGTCGACTTAGCCAGTAACATTTTTCGCTGTGATTGTAGCTTACTGGATTTTCGTGATTGGCTCAGAAAAACTAAAGTTTTAGTAATTCATCGTGCTAACACAAGTTATATGTGTGAAGGTCCTGCTGACAGAAAAGGAACCTGGGTTTCAAATTTTGAGGTTGGGAAATTTGAATGTCAGCAAACACTTTTGTACATCATCATCTTCTCGTCAGTAGGGACAGTGTTAATGTTGGTGATTGTCATAGGAATTCTCGTGTTCAAGGGTTATTACCAGTGGCGTAAAAAGCTCCGACAGCGTAATTACACTATCGAGTACGAATCAGTGGACAGTAAACCTCCAGTCATGGAGGTCAATGGCCATCACAAACCAAAACCTTACATGAATGGAGCtcatttatcaaaacaaatatcacGAGACAGTTTAGACTTTGAGGTAGAAAAACTGATGAGGAGAGGAGAGAAAAGGGACAGACGATTCAATGGCTACGTCGGAATACCACTGGTAGGGTTGGTTAAAGACAAAAAAGAGAAAGCAAAAAGCAAAACTCTGAAAAAATCCAAACAAGACACaagcaaaaagaaaaagacaGCTAAATCCAGAAAAGGTCCCCTGGACCTGTATAAGCGGCGAGGTCGATCAGAGAAAGACTTTCTCAGAGAGATCAGGCTAAGAGATATGAAGAGGGATGCTGTCCAGAGGTATGCTGAGAGGATGAACCGTTACCATGACGGCAGGAATGATCTCATGCTCAGTCGAATGGTGCCATACTTTTACGACCGACATGGCATCAGACGTTCCACAGCCAACATGTTTACAAGAAGTCGTCACCCTGAAATTCAAGGCCATGGTGACGTGATTCGCGTACCTCGTCCTGTCCCACGTCCACATCATTCCCACAGTGTCCCTGACATGTATGGCTATGTCAACTCCATGCCACGCAATAAATACCCTATAACTCCTGATATTCATGTTCTTCGACGCCATGACAACAGGCACCTAAACCCTCCAGATCTAGCCTCATCCAGACGTAGATACAGGTCACTAGGAAACCTTCGACCTCCAACTGAAATCCAAGGTCAAGGCCGATCCCACCATCAAAGTGAAACAGACTTGTATAATAACCAGAACAACATGTTTTTACCTGCGCGTTATGACAATGTCAAATATCATACAATTAGTGCCCGGCCTAGAGCATCTAAAGGACAATTCGGTAGTAGGTCTGAATGGATATAG